The DNA segment CCACCGCCGCCGCCGGGGGGGAAGCGGTGGCCGCGCAGGACCAACGCGGCTACGTCAAGCTGAGGGTCCCCAAGGGCAAGACGCTGTCGTCGGAGCAGGTGATGCGCGAGATCATCGAGGCCGACGTCGTCATCAACGCGCCCATCGCCAAGGTTCACTCCGCCGCCGTCATCACCGCCTCCATGAAGAACCTCATGGGCGCCATCTGGAATCGCCAGTACTGGCACCAGACGGACTTGCAGCAGTGCGTCGCCGACTTCTCCACCGCCCTGCGCCCGGACCTCATCATTCTCGACGCCAATCGCGTGCTGCTGAGCAACGGCCCCAAGGGCCCGGGCAAGACCAGCGACGTGGGGCAAGTGGTCGCCGGGTTCGACCCGGTGGCGATGGACGCCTACGCGGCGACGTTGCTCGGCCTCGAGCCGCGGGAGGTGCCGCACGTCGAACTGGCGCACCAGCTCGGGGTGGGCGAGATGGACCTCGGCAAAGTCCAGACCAAACATGTCCAGGCCTAGAGCCGCTACCGTCAGGCGCGTATCGCAGGGGCTTTTCATTGCCGCGTTTCTGTCGCTGTTTGCGCTCACCGTGTGGCCAAGCGGCTTGGTCGCTCCGGTGGCGATCTTCCTCCAAACCGATCCCCTGGTGGTACTGACGGCGCTGCTCGCCGCGCGCGCCTGGGTCGCGGCCGTCGCGTTGCTGGCGCTGCCAGTCATCGTCCTCACGCTGTTGGCCGGCCGGGCGTACTGCGGCTGGATCTGTCCGCTTGGCACCTGCATTGATGTCTCCGACCGGCTGTTCTTTGCCCGCGCGCGGCGGCGGCCCGCGGCTCCCCGGCGGCGCTGGAAGTACTACGCGCTGGCGGCGGTGGTGGCGAGCTCCCTGTTTGGCGCGCAGGCGGCCTACCTGCTGGACCCGATGGTGCTGCTGACGCGCACCGCGACCCTCGCCCTCTTCGCGCCGATGGCAGCACTGATAGGCGCCATCGGCAGGATCGGCGGGATCGCCGACGCCTACTCGTCGCTCCTGCGGCGGCTGGACCTGCCCGCGGCCCTCGGCCTGCTGCCGCCCCAGCCGGCGGTGTTCCGCGAGGGCTGGCTGGCGCTGATGATATTCGTCGGGGTGCTGGCGCTGGGCGCGGTCGAGAAGCGCTTCTGGT comes from the Armatimonadota bacterium genome and includes:
- a CDS encoding DUF362 domain-containing protein — translated: MTDRIRRRDFLRGVVGAGAAALLGGCAAKRGGGTTASEAAEPRLPAHVMQAAPLLAVAAGGDAQARVRAAVGALGGMGRFVKPGQVVVIKPNAAWQRSPEQAATTNPHVVSELIRLCKQQGAARIIVADHMIDTPPRLVWDITGLGAATAAAGGEAVAAQDQRGYVKLRVPKGKTLSSEQVMREIIEADVVINAPIAKVHSAAVITASMKNLMGAIWNRQYWHQTDLQQCVADFSTALRPDLIILDANRVLLSNGPKGPGKTSDVGQVVAGFDPVAMDAYAATLLGLEPREVPHVELAHQLGVGEMDLGKVQTKHVQA